The following is a genomic window from Sulfurimonas sp. C5.
AAGTAACCCATACTTTTCACATGAAGTAAAAGAGGTAGAAGCTGGTTATAGACTGACCTTGGTACAATGGCATAATGCCATTCTAAACTAAGAGAGTTATTGTCCTTTACGCTCTTTTTGTAGTCGTTTATACTCTTTTTCAAATTTTTTACGTCTAGCGTATGAGAGTTTATCAATAAACAATATCCCCTCTAAATGATCCATCTCGTGCTGGATCGCAATTGCCAACAAACCGTCAGCTTCTAGGATATTTGTGTTTCCATGTCGATCTTGATAGTTAATCTTGATAGTTTCATGTCTTTTTACATCTTCGTAAAACTGAGGGACACTTAAACAGCCTTCTTGGTAAGTTGTCTCTCCCGCTTTTTCGATGATAACAGGATTAACTATCTCTAATAAATTCTCATCCGGCTGATTTCCCTCTTCATCAGGAATATTTAAAATCAATACGCGGAGAGGCTGTGCTACTTGAATTGCTGCTAATCCAATACCATTTGTTTCAATCATTTTAGGATACATTGCATCTAAAAGATTATGAAGTGCTTCATCAAAAGCTTTCACCTCTTTTGAGATTTCACGCAGTCTTTTATCCGGATATTCAACAATAGTTAAATTCATTCTTTCCCTATCTTAATGAAACAGCGTAATCACACTTTTTATCTTCATAAGCCTTTGCAATACCGT
Proteins encoded in this region:
- the def gene encoding peptide deformylase; its protein translation is MNLTIVEYPDKRLREISKEVKAFDEALHNLLDAMYPKMIETNGIGLAAIQVAQPLRVLILNIPDEEGNQPDENLLEIVNPVIIEKAGETTYQEGCLSVPQFYEDVKRHETIKINYQDRHGNTNILEADGLLAIAIQHEMDHLEGILFIDKLSYARRKKFEKEYKRLQKERKGQ